A segment of the Hyperolius riggenbachi isolate aHypRig1 chromosome 8, aHypRig1.pri, whole genome shotgun sequence genome:
GGCAGATATTGATTGGCTGCCGTCCGAGTCAGAAGGCGACTCAACGGACAGTGATTCTGAATCTGCTGGACCATCCACAGCTCAGCTATCTAGGAGCAAGGAGCAGGCAAGGAGCATTAGTGACACTGACACTGCTTCTGAAAGAGGGTCACCTATAGCTACCTCCAGCAATGCCATCCCAAGAGgtcagagggctgccaggccaaggcagagcaTGCCAGCAAGGGTACCACAGAGGGACCGGCTACCCTATGATCTAAGCCACCCACAATGGTCGGCATCTAATATGGAGACCCCTAACCTCCCTCTCTTCACAGCCAGGAGTGGCCTATTAGTGGACACCAGCAACATGCAGCCCATTTACTTTTTTGAACTTTTGTTTGCCAGAGAGCTTCCTGCAGTATGTCTGTGATCAGAGCAATATCTATGTCCAGCAACGCATAGCGGACCATTCCACCTCTGTGTTAGCTTCCCACTGGACCCCTGCAACTACCCGTGATTTGAAAGCTTTTTTGGGATTGACTTTCAATATGTCCCTTTGTCCACTACCTGAACAGCAACTGTACTGGCCAAAAGATCCAGTCCTCTGCATCCCAATTTATTCGTCCAGAATGTCCAGACGCCGCTACCAAATGCTGCTAACCTGCTTGCATTTTAGCAATAATGCAGACCACCTCCCACCTGACAACCCAGCCCATGACCGACTATTTAAATTGAGGCCCTTCATCGACCATTTAAATAGAACCTTTGCAGAAAAATACACGCCAGAGCAAAGAATAGCCATCGATGAATCCTTAATCCCTTTCCACGGGAGGCTGGCAATCAAACAATATATATCCAGCAAAAGATCACGGTACGGGATAAAACTGTACAAGTTGTGCGAAAGTGGGAGTGGCTATatctattcactaaaaatgtatgaAGGGAAGGACAGCTTAATACAGCCTCCTGGATGCCCTCCCTACATGGGTACAACAGAGAGGATAGTACTTGACCTCCTCAACCCTCTACTCCACCAGGGTTACCACCTTTACGTGGACAATTTTTATATGAGTGTCCCACTATTCAAACATTTATTTTCAGTCCAGGCTCCAGCCTGCGGAACTGTCAGGGCAAATCGCAAAGGCCTGCCATCAGAAGTCGTTCATAAAAAACTGAAGAGGGGGGAGACCTGCTGCCAATGGAGAAACGTGCTGCTCGCTTTAAAATTTAGAGATAAGCGTGATGTCTTAGCCCTCACCACCATCCACTCCGAGGCAAAAACAACTGTGAGGACTCGTAGTCGGGAAGTAGTAAAACCACTGGCCATCGCTGAGTACACCAAGTACCGGACCTCCTGACTTCCACCTTTCTACAGTTTCTACAATGGTGAGTACCAATTTGTGTATGTTTAGAGACATTGTGAAGCCCTCGGTATACtttgctaaagcctggtacacactttcaattatgattggccaatcaccgaCCAATTTTACTATTGAATCTTGAataatatgagcagattgtgtaggtaaactcacaTACTACAGTATGAgcatttacctacacaatctgctcatactattcaatatttgttgactctcatactacatgggaaggtggtacaattggtcagtgattggccaatcttaattgaaagtgtgtactggaCTTAAAAAAAGAATGACACTTTGGGGAGAAAATTGGCCTTGAAAAAGCTGttggtgctacttgtggttatcagtgtgtggtgtgcccaagaagctatctgatgatgtatataaggtttcattttaaccgtgacaagcgagagaatataatttgggatGTAGTATTGTTGAAGCCTATGTcatgtgatttcccccccccccgcaaaactgaagaaaactgtaaaaaatgctattttcaaactTGTGGTACAATTTCAGCAAAAAGGCATGAAtccaaatgatacaaaatatgtttatctgagtaggcctgggtctctagtttttagAATGGTGAGGTTTATGGCCTGTGCcaaatgttctgagacaccaggggcttttctaagaaagaatgactgtattacttttgttgcaaaaaatggccttgaaaaatccaatggtgctacttgtggttatcagtgtgcggtgtgcccaagaagctatctgatgatgtacatagggtatcattttaaccgtgacaagtgagagaatatagTTTGGGATATTTTACAACTGAAAcctatgtcatgtgaattttCTTTAGCaagaaactgaatgaaaagcaataaaagtgttattttcatatactcggcaccaaaataaaacgcttataaaaaaaacccacaagtgacataattgaaaatacaatacataaatagctaccttagtcactcagcttttttaatatgtatgccatgatagtatattactgttacttttacagataagggcttttaattactgatagagtacaataaaaaaacagaaaacagaaaactgaaaaaatgtgtctttatttccaaataatatattgtcgccatacattgtactaggaacattatttaaatgttgtgataaccgggACAAGTGGGCGGATAAAAGGTGTTGGTTTTATCTATGGTGTCTTTGtctattttaaaactacagtgcttggaaatatagaaatagtgcattttttttctatttttttccctttaaaatgcatagagaataacattattactaaaataaaatatcacccttgaaaagcctaatttgtggcgaaaaaaaacaagctatagatcattcacatgtgatgagtagctttaaagttatcagtgaatgaatgggaggagcgctgaaatgtgttgTCCCAAGTAAATTGAAGTATGGCATTAATTTTACTATTTTAGAATGCTTTTCACTTGATAGATGCTGAAAAAGGTATTTTGTACACAAGATGTGACAGTAATTACCCCAAGAGAAACTTTAGCTTTTAAAAAGAAGTTTATGCTAAGAACTGAATGTCTCATCTTACAATTTACTCAAGTTAAGAAGGACTCTCCACCAACATCTGCTTATATTTTTATGGCACATGAAAAAGGTACAATACAGTTACAAGTAGCTTTCCAAACTATTAGAAACAATTAGAAATCCCCAAAACacttaaaaatgactttatttACTACCTTTCATGGGtgtgcctttaagccagatgacttccaacaaagcaGTGCTATGATCCCTCAGGAGGAGCCTTTTGCAATGGCCAtgcctgtcacttcctcttcatAACGAAAGAAAACGACACAGAGAGCCCGATGTGTAGTATGCAAAATAAATGAGgtatattaacctattttggttcctggacgtagaaactacgtccaggaaccatgcgcgctaccgcacgctcctgtaggccgatcgcgcgcgcactcccggccgcggattcggtagccagggaatcaatgtatcgggcactgattcctctcccccgctgaaaaagcgacagcttctctcggaagctgcgccttttctggccgttccctccccgatgcgtcattcTAAgcttgtgttacgcttagagtgacgtcatgtaaacaaactcatggccgccatcttgtggccaaaaagtgatactacaactgaaaataaaaataaattaaaatgaacacacatttacattataaatctactgtttacctcccaccctcccaaaactacccaaataaaaggtttactataaaaaaaaacaaaaaacattacaataaaaaaaaacatgtaaatatttacctaagggtctaaactttttaaatatcaatgtaaagatgaaatatttctatattttttttattttaaacttgttaatagtgatagatgcaaaatggaaaaaatacacctttatttccaaataaaatattgtcgccatacattgtgatagggacataattttaatggtgtaataaccgggacatatgggcaaatacaatacgtgagttttaattatggaggcatgtattattttaaaactataatggctaaaaactgagaaataatgaatttttccatttttttcttattcttcctgttaaaatgtgtttacagtaaagtggctcttagcaaaatgtaccccccaaagaaagcctaattggtggcggaaaaaacaagatatagatcagttcattgtgataagtagtgataaagttataggctaatgaatgggaggtgaacatttctcacgtgaaaaccacggaacctgaatgggttaagggaagtaattattatactcacaaaactgGGTCACCATAAGGCAACCActatacaggcaggtgaggagattagaccttccTCACTCAAAATTAAGATGTTCTCTCTATAGATCAGAAGAAGAAAGGAATAAAAAcctctccaccaggggtggacacaggtactttaaaggagaacagaggcgccaccaGGATAAAACgtgctaaaaactttaaaaatctctaaggaggaagtggtggacttgcctccccgaagcagacatgaaactgctGTTTATTCAAAACAGAAacatttattcatatactccaaaTAGACAAAAGCAACGTGTGTCACAGGTAcaatcctgcttcttcaggcaataacgatAAGGAGTACACAACAGAGTTGTCTCTAGATCATGCTCAGCGCCTGATTGTGAGCGGGATCTAGAGACAACACTGTTGTGTACTCCTTATCGTTATTTACCTGAAGAAGCATGTTGCATGATGCTTTTGTCtatttggagtatataaataaaggtTTCTGTTTTGAATAAAcaacagtttcatgtctgcttcggggaggtaagtccaccacttcctcctttgagatttttaaagtttttagtacGTTTTATCctgttttatcctgttggcgcctctgttctcctttaaAGCACTTCCTCTtcatgcttcattcagtgatggacttctctaacagagacgaCAGAGacagattcaggcatcaaatgaaagaggagagcacaagctacagaaaggtatacattaagtactttgcagtactggtcggagcctctaggcatacccATGATAGGtgctcagagtcactttaaagagaaactttactgaatataacttttCAGCTGAGTTCCTATTTAtacagcaaatatatatatatatatatatatatatatatatatatatatatatatatattacataataataatattacataataataattacagcctcaattctcagaggtattgattcatacaaagtgtgaattgtttccaaaggaaatttagcccattcttcagttaagggacacttaagtaaaaaaaatgagttttactcacctggggcttccaatagccccctgcagctgtccggtgccctcgccgtctccctccgatcctcctggccccgccggcagccacttcctgtttcggtgacaggagctgacaggctggggatgcgagtgattctttgcgttcctggccacaatagtgccatctatgctgctatagcatatatcatataccatatagcagcatagagggtgctaatgtgtctgggaatgcaaagaatcactcgcgtccccagcctgtcagctcctgtcaccgaaacaggaagtggctgccggcggggccaggaggatcggagggagacggcgagggcaccggacagcttcagggggctattggaagccctaggtgagtaaaactcattttttttgtttgacttaagtgtccctttaaaacaccctccagttcttttacagACAATGGCAGTGGAAATTTACTTCTTACTTGCATGTCTAATAattaccataaatgctcaataatgttgaggtctgggtattgtggtggccagatgagatgctcaacttcatcagaatgttccttgtgccattctttaacaattctagctttatggattggggcattatcatcttgaaagatggcattcccctccggaaacagttcttgaaccataggatgcccTTGatagcccaaaattcctaaatagtctcggctgttaattcttccatgaagggaaatcattggccaggcggatttccaagaaataccaCCCCAGAtcgtcacagaacccccgccatgctttatggttgggagaaggcagtctggatgaaatgcttctttcggctgtctccaaacgtacactcggagGGAGGTTGGAAAAAAAGGTACAcggtgattcgtcagagaaaatcacatttttccactgcccgagggaccaattctggtggtttctacgccactctaaacgctttgaaacatttgtctttgagagcagaggttttctaattgcagttcttccgaggAATCCATATTTGTGCAGCTCCtgatgaacagtttttgtggaaactgggttctgtagttgttcattcagctctgcagggactttaggagccgtggtattgcgagcttttctaacaattcgatagaGTCCGACAGTCTCTCTCAGGCAatttcgactttcggccacaactgtgctttgctgaggacattttccttctctttcaaaggcagtcattttattttgagacagtacctcttgaaaatgccaagcatttgggcagtttctgttacagtagcgcctgccagacgagcaccaacaatttggcctctttgaaagtctgagagatctgccatttttataaatgatAACCAACTTtagtttaaggctacttacacactaaggcgttgtgttaggtgctacgttaaggtagcataacgtgcacctaacgcaacgtatggtggtgcgggagaggacagtagagtgagccgcgttaggcggctctatccgcataaggtctcccagggtggcgctgattggccggcgggaccatgtgatgcgaagcgagacactccgcatcacgtggtcccgccggccaatcagcggccgccagtgcagtgcatattaagtagccatgtgtgcggctactgtagcggcatctccccgcctccccccactgagcatgtgcaaacagtctaacgcagctaaagctgCTGCTAtagcgcacagcatgctgcaccttcactacaacgtgcagcgttacatgtaacgcaacgtgggaagTGTGAACAGCtcgcttgtgttacattgctgtgcattgggggagcgttacaggctgcactaacgtgcgcctgtaacgtccctgtgtggaagcagcctaaatatctgtaaaaaaaaacaattatttaaattaaaaatatcaaatagaaaaaattaacaaacaaaaaaaacacacagtatgtcaagttttgattgcttaaaacatgttcaaagattatgatgccaaaatgttgttgtccattattttgtccaacccctgtatgtatatatatatatccaacccctgtatgtatgtatgtatatatatatatatatatatatatatatatatatatatatatatatatatatatatatatatatatatatatatatatatatatatatatatatatatatatgcatgcatgtatgcatgtatgtatgtatgtatatatatacactgcatatgtgtgtgtgtgtgtgtgtgtgtgtgtgtgtgtgtgtgtatgtgtgtatgtgtgtatgtgtgtatgtgtgtatgtgtgtgtgtgtgtgtgtgtgtgtgtgtgtgtgtgtgtgtgtgtgtgtgtgtgtgtgtgtgtgtgtgtgtgcgtgtgtgcgcgtgtgtgcgtgcgtgtgtgcgtgtgtgtgcgtgtgtgcgtgcgtgtgtgcgtgtgtgtttgtgttttctcAGGGTAACAtagtctttctttgggtaattttttttttccaagagtAGGTGTTAATgcagaaaatacactttttttttcatttttcacccttcctatTTTTTTACATGACAACAccataaaatatatattatttggcttctcctgtttaaaataataccatGCATGCCATATTTTGATACTagctgtgcatgtagcagaccaatATCTCCCGCCTAGGCGTCTGTATTAATGATTGGATGCGATAACTAGCATGCAGTTTGGGGAcccaagtgctgtacagatgcatcattaGGCAGCAGCACAATGGTGCATCTATACAGCATTGGTTTCCCAAATTGTTGCCTTAGTGATTGCATCCAAATGAGTGGCCGTCATTTCAGGTGTCAACAGATTTTAAGGCCATGTATAAGTGACACAAATGGGTATTTGGCTGGGTGgaggttaaaacattttttttaatcttttttatgTGACAGGATTGTTTTATTAAActtacaaaaaaaaccctgatggATTAGGAATTCGCTCGTTTGTCCCATCACCATTGCTGCTGATCCGTGATCCATCTTTaggtgagtacttagcttaagtCTCAAACACCAAAACATTTTGTCAGTCACGACTTAACATAGCTGGCTTCTCAGCATGAGCTACTAGTGCCAACAACCTGATAACAGCGTAATATCCGCTAATCAAGCAAAACATGCAAATTCAAAGGGACAAAAACATGTATTGTAGACTCTAGAAGGCATTAATGTTCACTAAAAGCATATTGTTTTCCCTCTTCTGTCAATTATTTCCCTACGTGTTTAGACAATTGCTTAGCAACACAACAGACCTCGACAGAAATGTGTTACATTTATGTTTTAACGTAATATAGCTAGGAAAAAGtttacttaaagaaaaaaaaaaacctttgcatgtaaagaaaaataaaataaaataaataaagcattTTGTTTTTATTGAAGCTGCTCATTAGGAACGGAGTTGACCTTGATTATCTAAATGTAGCGTATCTCGGTAAAGATGAAATGACGCAGAATAGCTCTCAGGCTGAAAGAAATGGGTTTTGTTAACATAATTTGCTCATTCTGTCCAATGTATCTGGAAGAAAATCATGATTTTATTATATAATATCaatagtgcattcattacatcattATATGGGATATCACATTACAATAAATTGCCCATAAGCAGTAAGGCGTCTGCAgtaatttttcatgcatcacagaACAGAATAGCATTGTATCAGCATATCACTTATAAATATGTAATATGGTTTCAAAATGACAATGATTTATTTTAGCAAAGCACATAATCATTGAAAGTCCATCTTATTGGTAGTTATTTTGcccaataaaatataaaatagtgAAATTATTATCATTCCTTCCTAACTATTATTTAAAGAAAAGGTCTGGATTAAGATTAAAATGGACAAAGGAAACTGCTTTAAAGCAAGTCCACCAAATATATATCCAGGTGGATGTACTTAACAGAAGGAGATATGCTTTGTATAGTTGTGCAAAGAAAGAAGGGCTCAAATTTTAATTACAAATAGATATGTCTCCATTTCAGTGCAAAATGTTAAGAAAGTATTGATACTCACAGTAACACAACACATAGTCATCTTGTTATACAATAATAAGAACATAAAGCATTGTCACAGTCTATGTGAAGGGAGCCAGAGAAGATCTGTGGAAGCTATTTAAAGACCCTTATGAGTCACGTGGTcaagtgacgaaactagtagggggggggggagttccaaATGGCATGGTAATAAGGTGAAGCATGCTGATAGAGCGGGTTTGAGGACCTGGAGAAAGCGGAGCTGTTGGTCTGACCAGGGGACCGTGCAGGGGAGAGCCCGCTGGTAAAACTCTATGCCTGTTCCATCATGCAAAAGGATATGAGTGCAATTTTTGAATAAATTGATGTTTTTAACTTACATATTTGCGCTATGAAtgatcagtattattattatgtgacaCATGCTGATGTGAGAGGAGGAGTCACTGAAGTCAATGAAGACTGCATTTTTCGCGGAGTGGCGAGGGGAGCCCTTAAATGCCTTACAGGAGTACTAAACCATTGAAGTGGTGGTCCAACAGACTCAGTGAGTCATTCACCaaaagggtgctggtggtggtgacatAATCTGACTGTTGTGCGCTGtcagaattagaaaaaaaaagtatttaaaggaAGAGAttgtaggatgaagtattaacccCTTACTTGGATCAACATTTGTAATGCAACGTACTAACTATAATTAAACACTGAAAAATCCTCTTTATACATGACAGGTAAGTTTTATAGTTGTCTTAAATGCAAACAAAGCAGGCTTTTTCACCACAAATCCCAAGACCCCTGCAGCCTAGCACAGACAGTCTACATGGTCTCCCACATTGGGCTGCACTAAGCCGGGGTTGGGCTTATATTTCCCAGGTAAATGATCCtctcagaggaaaccaacaaatCATGGAGACACCTAGAGCAGAACAAAATGGCAGTGCAGATGAGAGATATCtgggacatacatacacattcTCTATCACTTTCCAAGACTTTCTCTTTCTGCAACTACCACTATATCTacagttctgaaaaaaaaaagtaagagacAACTGCAATGTATTTTTAAATCATTATCTCTATGAGTATGACAATTCTATTCCAGACTCTGTTAAATTTCTATATGACCTCATTCTGTTTTATGATATACtggctaggccaggcatgggcaaactcgaccctccagctgttatggaactataagtctcacaatgcatttccctttatgagtcatgactgtggctgtcagactcccacaatgcattgtgggacttgtagttccttaacagctcgagggccaagtttgcccatgcctgggctaggctATCACCAGAACAAAGTCTTATTTAatgaatctatctatctatctatctatctatctatctatctatctatctatctatctattgctTCACTTGCAATGTGCCCTTTTGTATGGTAAAACACTGTTAGAAGTTCATCCAAGATAAATTGGAATTTAACAAGTAACTACAGTATATAAAACATATAGAACAGGATCACAATCCTAGCTTTAATAGCACAAAGATACAATACGCATCAGATTGCTTCTGTCCTCAACATTTCAAACACAGCTAGTTCACAAGAACAAAGCTAAGCAACGGGCACTGGGCACAATGAAAGAACCTGGCAGAGAATGAAAAATAATCAACACCTGGACCACAAACTCATTTGATTGTCACTTAGGAACCATTGGCTGAAATAAAGTTACCTTCAAACAAAGTGTCAAATTGTGACTGGGATGAAGTGCACCATAAAGATAGTTTGAAACAGGCTCCTCAAGGCAGGGCTGAAGTCATGCCAAGTCAGAAAAATCCCTTCATCAGTGAGAAGCAAAGATTCAGGCTTACGTTTGCTAAAGATCAGAGAAATTAAATTGTAGAAAATTGAAGTTAAGTCATTTTTTCTGATGAGAATCATACAAAAGAGAAAAGAAAGCACAGGGACACCGTGAGCCTGCTCTGGTACAGTATGTAAGGTAGAGTTTAGAGAAGAGTAATAATGTGATGAGAtattcacaagtctgggttgccagTTCAGCAAACATTATCTGGGCAAATGGGGAAGAtctgtccccactcggccttttgaGGTATTTGATGGTCGCAAATCCAGGAAAAAATATTGTAACACTTATAGAATGCTCATATGTATAAAAAATAACCCTAACTGGGGTGACTGAAAATATATGAAGGTAGTAGGAGTTCCCTTCCCTcgcacatttttttatatttatattgatAAAAATGGGATAAGTATCTAGAGGAAGTATGTGGTACAGAGaataatgtgaaaaaaagttGGCCTACCTTAACAACTTAAGGACCAtggacttaacctccctggcggttaattgtttttggcaaattggcaaaaatcctttttttgttttttttttttgtttcatgtaaagctaccagagtggtagctacttgaaacaccactagagggtgcatgtgtccctctagtgcgatcgtcgccggcatcaatagcaaacaggggaacgcgtatataacgcgctcccctgtttggcttctcctgtcgccatggcgatgatcggaatgacgtcatggac
Coding sequences within it:
- the LOC137527404 gene encoding piggyBac transposable element-derived protein 4-like, producing the protein MAKRMYSLQEAFAILERDCDSSSSEFEDDLESADIDWLPSESEGDSTDSDSESAGPSTAQLSRSKEQARSISDTDTASERGSPIATSSNAIPRESFLQYVCDQSNIYVQQRIADHSTSVLASHWTPATTRDLKAFLGLTFNMSLCPLPEQQLYWPKDPVLCIPIYSSRMSRRRYQMLLTCLHFSNNADHLPPDNPAHDRLFKLRPFIDHLNRTFAEKYTPEQRIAIDESLIPFHGRLAIKQYISSKRSRYGIKLYKLCESGSGYIYSLKMYEGKDSLIQPPGCPPYMGTTERIVLDLLNPLLHQGYHLYVDNFYMSVPLFKHLFSVQAPACGTVRANRKGLPSEVVHKKLKRGETCCQWRNVLLALKFRDKRDVLALTTIHSEAKTTVRTRSREVVKPLAIAEYTKYRTS